In Apteryx mantelli isolate bAptMan1 chromosome 16, bAptMan1.hap1, whole genome shotgun sequence, a single genomic region encodes these proteins:
- the GET4 gene encoding Golgi to ER traffic protein 4 homolog isoform X3: MSQGKHAEARELMYSGALLFFSHSQQNSAADLSMLVLESLEKSDAKVTDDLLENLAKLFSLMDPNSPERVAFVSRALKWSSGGSGKLGHPKLHQLLAITLWKEQNYSESRYHFLHSTDGEGCANMLVEYSSSRGYRSEVDMFVAQAVLQFLCLKNKTSASVVFTTYTQKHPSIEKGPPFVQPLLNFIWFLLLAVDGGKLTVFTVLCEQYQPSLKRDPMYNEYLDRIGQLFFGVPPKQTSSYGGLLGNLLNSLMGTGEDDDTEDGQEDSSPIELD; encoded by the exons ATGTCACAAGGAAAACATGCAGAAGCAAGAGAGCTAATGTATTCAGGGGCACTGCTGTTCTTCAGTCATAGCCAG CAAAATAGCGCTGCTGATCTGTCCATGCTTGTTTTGGAGTCTTTGGAGAAATCAGATGCAAAAGTAACGGATGACCTTTTAG AAAACTTGGCTAAATTGTTTAGTTTAATGGATCCAAATTCTCCTGAAAGAGTGGCTTTCGTATCCAGAGCGCTGAAATGGTCTAGCGGGGGATCAGGAAAACTTGGTCATCCAAAACTACACCAGTTACTAGCAATTACATTGTGGAAAG aGCAAAACTATAGTGAATCTCGGTATCACTTCTTGCACTCTACAGATGGCGAAGGATGTGCAAATATGCTAGTAGAATACTCCTCGTCCAGAGGATATCGCAGTGAGGTGGACATGTTTGTAGCACAGGCAGTCCTACA ATTTCTCTGCTTAAAAAATAAGACCAGCGCATCAGTTGTTTTTACGACATACACACAGAAACATCCGTCAATAGAAAAGGGTCCGCCCTTTGTTCAACCGCTGCTAAACTTCATCTGGTTTCTGTTATTGGCAGTTGATGG AGGAAAACTAACAGTATTTACAGTATTGTGTGAACAGTATCAACCCTCACTGAAAAGAGATCCCATGTATAATGAG TACCTAGATAGAATAGGACAGCTTTTCTTTGGAGTTCCGCCCAAGCAGACATCGTCCTACGGAGGATTACTAG GAAATCTTTTAAACAGTCTGATGGGAACTGGAGAAGATGATGACACAGAAGATGGTCAGGAAGATAGCAGTCCTATCGAACTTGACTGA
- the GET4 gene encoding Golgi to ER traffic protein 4 homolog isoform X2 — MAAAIMAAAAEQEASKGGGRNRGGVQRVEGKLRASVEKGDYYEAHQMYRTLFFRYMSQGKHAEARELMYSGALLFFSHSQQNSAADLSMLVLESLEKSDAKVTDDLLENLAKLFSLMDPNSPERVAFVSRALKWSSGGSGKLGHPKLHQLLAITLWKDGEGCANMLVEYSSSRGYRSEVDMFVAQAVLQFLCLKNKTSASVVFTTYTQKHPSIEKGPPFVQPLLNFIWFLLLAVDGGKLTVFTVLCEQYQPSLKRDPMYNEYLDRIGQLFFGVPPKQTSSYGGLLGNLLNSLMGTGEDDDTEDGQEDSSPIELD; from the exons ATGGCGGCGGCGAttatggcggcggcggcggagcaggAAGCCTCGAAAGGCGGCGGCAGGAACCGCGGCGGCGTGCAGCGCGTTGAGGGCAAGTTGCGCGCCAGCGTGGAGAAAGGCGACTACTACGAAGCGCACCAGATGTACCGGACGCTCTTCTTCAG GTATATGTCACAAGGAAAACATGCAGAAGCAAGAGAGCTAATGTATTCAGGGGCACTGCTGTTCTTCAGTCATAGCCAG CAAAATAGCGCTGCTGATCTGTCCATGCTTGTTTTGGAGTCTTTGGAGAAATCAGATGCAAAAGTAACGGATGACCTTTTAG AAAACTTGGCTAAATTGTTTAGTTTAATGGATCCAAATTCTCCTGAAAGAGTGGCTTTCGTATCCAGAGCGCTGAAATGGTCTAGCGGGGGATCAGGAAAACTTGGTCATCCAAAACTACACCAGTTACTAGCAATTACATTGTGGAAAG ATGGCGAAGGATGTGCAAATATGCTAGTAGAATACTCCTCGTCCAGAGGATATCGCAGTGAGGTGGACATGTTTGTAGCACAGGCAGTCCTACA ATTTCTCTGCTTAAAAAATAAGACCAGCGCATCAGTTGTTTTTACGACATACACACAGAAACATCCGTCAATAGAAAAGGGTCCGCCCTTTGTTCAACCGCTGCTAAACTTCATCTGGTTTCTGTTATTGGCAGTTGATGG AGGAAAACTAACAGTATTTACAGTATTGTGTGAACAGTATCAACCCTCACTGAAAAGAGATCCCATGTATAATGAG TACCTAGATAGAATAGGACAGCTTTTCTTTGGAGTTCCGCCCAAGCAGACATCGTCCTACGGAGGATTACTAG GAAATCTTTTAAACAGTCTGATGGGAACTGGAGAAGATGATGACACAGAAGATGGTCAGGAAGATAGCAGTCCTATCGAACTTGACTGA
- the GET4 gene encoding Golgi to ER traffic protein 4 homolog isoform X1, translating to MAAAIMAAAAEQEASKGGGRNRGGVQRVEGKLRASVEKGDYYEAHQMYRTLFFRYMSQGKHAEARELMYSGALLFFSHSQQNSAADLSMLVLESLEKSDAKVTDDLLENLAKLFSLMDPNSPERVAFVSRALKWSSGGSGKLGHPKLHQLLAITLWKEQNYSESRYHFLHSTDGEGCANMLVEYSSSRGYRSEVDMFVAQAVLQFLCLKNKTSASVVFTTYTQKHPSIEKGPPFVQPLLNFIWFLLLAVDGGKLTVFTVLCEQYQPSLKRDPMYNEYLDRIGQLFFGVPPKQTSSYGGLLGNLLNSLMGTGEDDDTEDGQEDSSPIELD from the exons ATGGCGGCGGCGAttatggcggcggcggcggagcaggAAGCCTCGAAAGGCGGCGGCAGGAACCGCGGCGGCGTGCAGCGCGTTGAGGGCAAGTTGCGCGCCAGCGTGGAGAAAGGCGACTACTACGAAGCGCACCAGATGTACCGGACGCTCTTCTTCAG GTATATGTCACAAGGAAAACATGCAGAAGCAAGAGAGCTAATGTATTCAGGGGCACTGCTGTTCTTCAGTCATAGCCAG CAAAATAGCGCTGCTGATCTGTCCATGCTTGTTTTGGAGTCTTTGGAGAAATCAGATGCAAAAGTAACGGATGACCTTTTAG AAAACTTGGCTAAATTGTTTAGTTTAATGGATCCAAATTCTCCTGAAAGAGTGGCTTTCGTATCCAGAGCGCTGAAATGGTCTAGCGGGGGATCAGGAAAACTTGGTCATCCAAAACTACACCAGTTACTAGCAATTACATTGTGGAAAG aGCAAAACTATAGTGAATCTCGGTATCACTTCTTGCACTCTACAGATGGCGAAGGATGTGCAAATATGCTAGTAGAATACTCCTCGTCCAGAGGATATCGCAGTGAGGTGGACATGTTTGTAGCACAGGCAGTCCTACA ATTTCTCTGCTTAAAAAATAAGACCAGCGCATCAGTTGTTTTTACGACATACACACAGAAACATCCGTCAATAGAAAAGGGTCCGCCCTTTGTTCAACCGCTGCTAAACTTCATCTGGTTTCTGTTATTGGCAGTTGATGG AGGAAAACTAACAGTATTTACAGTATTGTGTGAACAGTATCAACCCTCACTGAAAAGAGATCCCATGTATAATGAG TACCTAGATAGAATAGGACAGCTTTTCTTTGGAGTTCCGCCCAAGCAGACATCGTCCTACGGAGGATTACTAG GAAATCTTTTAAACAGTCTGATGGGAACTGGAGAAGATGATGACACAGAAGATGGTCAGGAAGATAGCAGTCCTATCGAACTTGACTGA